A window of the Pseudodesulfovibrio sp. JC047 genome harbors these coding sequences:
- the nikR gene encoding nickel-responsive transcriptional regulator NikR, which produces MGKTIRFGVSLDSDLLSKFDSHCEERSYQTRSEAIRDLIRNTLVQREWEQAEGDLAGTLTLVYDHHKSGLSQRLTEIQHDHHDVIQSSLHVHLDHHNCLEVIILKGDADIIKALGQKLISTKGVKHGNLALTTTGKNLI; this is translated from the coding sequence ATGGGCAAGACAATACGATTTGGCGTTTCGCTTGATTCGGATCTGTTGAGTAAGTTTGACAGTCATTGTGAGGAACGCAGTTATCAGACCCGGTCCGAGGCCATTCGCGACCTGATTCGCAATACATTGGTACAGCGGGAGTGGGAGCAGGCCGAGGGCGATCTGGCTGGAACATTGACTCTGGTCTACGATCATCATAAGTCCGGGCTGTCTCAACGGTTGACCGAGATTCAACATGACCATCACGATGTCATCCAGTCCTCGCTGCATGTGCATTTGGATCACCATAACTGCCTGGAAGTCATTATCCTCAAAGGGGATGCTGATATCATCAAGGCATTGGGACAAAAACTGATCTCGACCAAAGGGGTCAAGCACGGAAACCTTGCGTTGACCACCACTGGAAAGAACTTGATCTAG
- a CDS encoding methyltransferase domain-containing protein — MTKEIKKSPVDDPFSFPDPGSQVRVEVEGKTWLLDRAADLEALWDQMDEADLGDDDRVPYWAEVWPASVLLGRHIVRNTDRLRGRKCLDLGCGLGLTGMIASSVGADVVAFDYEWPAVRFARHNADLNGVPHPLWMVMDWRQPALPAASFEYMWGGDILYEKRFFEPLMQLFRHALKPGGSIWIGEPVRTVSRPVWDELRAQGFAPVKITVEKVALCGQNQTVNLWEITIP; from the coding sequence ATGACGAAAGAAATCAAAAAGAGTCCGGTTGATGACCCCTTTTCCTTCCCTGATCCCGGTTCGCAAGTGCGTGTCGAGGTGGAGGGAAAGACCTGGCTTCTCGACCGGGCCGCTGATCTGGAAGCCCTCTGGGACCAGATGGACGAAGCCGATCTCGGCGACGACGACAGGGTGCCGTACTGGGCTGAAGTCTGGCCAGCGAGCGTGTTGCTTGGGCGACACATCGTGCGGAACACGGACCGTTTGCGGGGCAGGAAGTGCCTTGATCTCGGTTGCGGGTTGGGATTGACCGGCATGATCGCCAGTTCGGTCGGCGCGGACGTGGTGGCGTTTGATTACGAGTGGCCCGCAGTTCGTTTTGCCCGCCATAATGCTGACCTAAACGGTGTCCCTCATCCGTTATGGATGGTCATGGATTGGCGACAGCCCGCACTTCCAGCCGCATCCTTCGAGTATATGTGGGGTGGAGACATTCTGTATGAAAAGCGGTTTTTCGAACCGTTGATGCAGCTGTTTCGTCATGCGCTCAAGCCCGGTGGTTCCATCTGGATCGGTGAGCCGGTGCGCACGGTCTCCCGCCCGGTCTGGGACGAGTTGCGAGCGCAGGGATTCGCCCCTGTCAAGATAACAGTGGAAAAAGTGGCCCTGTGCGGCCAGAATCAAACAGTGAATCTGTGGGAAATCACAATTCCCTGA
- the gcvH gene encoding glycine cleavage system protein GcvH, which translates to MIPKDLLYAKSHEWVMVEGEIATVGISHFAQEQLGDLTFVELPEVGDTFEAGSEMGSVESVKAASEIYAPVTGEVVEINTALEDAPEKVNEEPYGEGWMLKFKIKGTPEGLLDAEAYTEVVESEAH; encoded by the coding sequence ATGATTCCCAAAGATCTTTTGTACGCCAAATCCCATGAATGGGTCATGGTTGAAGGCGAAATTGCAACTGTTGGCATTTCTCACTTTGCCCAGGAACAACTCGGCGACCTGACCTTTGTCGAGCTGCCCGAAGTCGGCGACACCTTTGAAGCCGGTTCCGAAATGGGTTCTGTCGAATCCGTCAAGGCCGCCAGCGAAATTTACGCTCCGGTGACGGGCGAAGTCGTTGAGATCAACACGGCGCTCGAAGACGCTCCCGAAAAAGTCAATGAAGAGCCATACGGCGAAGGCTGGATGCTCAAATTCAAGATAAAAGGCACCCCAGAGGGGTTGCTGGACGCCGAGGCATACACCGAGGTCGTCGAATCCGAAGCCCACTAA
- the gcvPA gene encoding aminomethyl-transferring glycine dehydrogenase subunit GcvPA, whose product MPYVPHTEDEVREMLATIGVDSVDALFAEITEDMRPKSFDLPEGLSEMEVLSKLEAMAAKNATDRISFLGAGFYDHYIPAAVDALTMRGEFYTAYTPYQPEASQGTLQAIFEYQTAVTRLLGMTYANASVYDGGTALYEAMMMAVRKTKRRKIVVSEALNPIYRVMLDSYTSNLDVKLVTVPHKNGMTDIEGLKNAIDSETAALLVQNPNFFGSINDFTTLFAAAKAQKAVSIISSYPVLQTLLKTPGDMGADIAVAEGQSLGLPLSFGGPYLGIMTCTKKMVRQMPGRMVGRTKDSEGRTGYVLTLQAREQHIRRQKATSNICSNQSLCALRALVHMCALGEQGMKRAARLSIERAHICAERLTAIDGVDMLTQGPFGNEFAITLPTNAFDAIAKLTARGYVPGFPLGRYYEGLENGLLVACTEKTSEEHIGIFAEMLKGALK is encoded by the coding sequence ATGCCGTATGTTCCTCATACTGAAGATGAAGTCCGGGAAATGCTCGCCACCATCGGTGTCGATTCCGTGGACGCTCTCTTTGCCGAGATAACGGAAGACATGCGCCCCAAAAGCTTTGATCTGCCCGAGGGGTTGAGCGAGATGGAGGTCCTCTCCAAACTCGAAGCCATGGCCGCCAAAAACGCCACGGACAGGATCAGTTTCCTGGGAGCCGGGTTCTATGACCACTATATCCCGGCGGCAGTCGATGCGCTCACCATGCGCGGAGAATTTTACACGGCCTACACGCCGTATCAGCCCGAAGCGTCCCAAGGCACGCTCCAGGCTATTTTCGAATATCAGACCGCAGTGACCCGCCTGCTCGGCATGACCTATGCCAATGCGTCTGTCTACGACGGCGGAACCGCACTGTACGAAGCCATGATGATGGCCGTTCGCAAGACCAAACGCCGCAAGATCGTGGTCTCCGAAGCACTGAACCCCATTTACCGGGTCATGCTCGATTCCTATACGTCCAACCTCGACGTCAAGTTGGTCACTGTGCCGCACAAGAACGGCATGACCGACATCGAAGGATTGAAAAACGCCATCGACAGCGAAACCGCCGCCCTGTTGGTACAAAACCCGAACTTCTTCGGCTCCATCAACGACTTCACGACGTTGTTTGCCGCAGCCAAGGCCCAGAAGGCCGTGTCGATCATCTCATCATATCCGGTCCTTCAGACTCTGCTGAAAACACCTGGCGACATGGGAGCCGACATCGCAGTGGCCGAAGGGCAATCGCTCGGGCTGCCCTTGTCGTTCGGTGGGCCCTACCTCGGCATCATGACCTGTACCAAAAAGATGGTCCGTCAAATGCCGGGCCGCATGGTTGGCCGGACCAAGGATTCCGAAGGCCGGACCGGCTACGTGTTGACACTCCAGGCTCGCGAACAGCACATCCGTCGTCAGAAAGCGACATCCAATATCTGCTCCAACCAATCACTGTGTGCCTTGCGTGCGCTGGTCCACATGTGCGCACTGGGTGAACAGGGCATGAAACGGGCAGCCAGACTGTCCATCGAACGCGCCCATATCTGTGCCGAAAGACTCACCGCCATCGACGGTGTGGACATGTTGACACAGGGACCGTTCGGCAACGAATTCGCCATCACCCTGCCCACCAACGCCTTTGATGCCATCGCCAAACTCACGGCACGGGGCTACGTGCCCGGATTCCCGCTGGGTCGCTACTATGAAGGGCTGGAAAACGGACTGCTCGTTGCCTGCACCGAAAAAACCAGTGAAGAACATATCGGCATCTTTGCCGAGATGCTCAAGGGAGCACTCAAATGA
- the gcvPB gene encoding aminomethyl-transferring glycine dehydrogenase subunit GcvPB has translation MKTIFEKSVAGREGCWPCEGIAEEAYIPSELLRDGTIGLPSASELDVVRHFTKLSQSNYGVDGNFYPLGSCTMKYNPKFTEIVAGLPGFTRLHPVLPQLQGAGGLCQGALEVMYETERLLAEITGMAAYTMHPMAGAHGELTGVMLIAAYHRDKGNKKTKIIIPDSAHGTNPASATIAGYDIVSIESKDGIVDPDALAEVLDDEVAGMMMTCPNTLGLFEKHLPEIVKMLRKVDALLYYDGANLNAIMGKMRVGDVGFDVVHWNLHKTMATPHGGGGPGSGPVGVSERLVPYLPISRVAKQEDGQYFLDYNHPKSIGYVAPFYGNFGVYLKAYAYILRLGGTGLTRASENAVLAANYMRKRLSDHFEVPYDRICMHEFVASASAQAKKGVRALDFAKGLLDKGHHAPTIYFPLIVPEAIMIEPTETENKATLDQFIDDLIELAETVDTNPEALTSAPVNLPVTRLDETTAARAMELTDDL, from the coding sequence ATGAAAACCATATTCGAAAAATCCGTAGCCGGACGCGAAGGATGCTGGCCCTGCGAAGGTATTGCCGAAGAAGCCTATATTCCCTCCGAATTGCTGCGAGACGGTACCATCGGCCTGCCTTCTGCCAGTGAATTGGATGTGGTGCGTCACTTCACCAAACTGTCCCAGTCCAACTACGGTGTGGACGGCAATTTCTATCCCTTGGGATCATGTACCATGAAGTACAATCCCAAATTCACCGAAATCGTGGCCGGTCTGCCCGGATTCACCCGGCTGCACCCGGTCCTGCCGCAGTTGCAAGGTGCGGGCGGACTCTGTCAGGGCGCGCTCGAAGTCATGTACGAAACCGAACGCCTGCTGGCGGAAATCACCGGCATGGCCGCATACACCATGCATCCCATGGCCGGAGCGCATGGCGAGCTGACCGGGGTCATGCTCATCGCAGCCTACCACCGGGACAAGGGTAACAAGAAAACCAAAATTATCATCCCGGATTCAGCCCACGGGACCAACCCGGCCTCGGCCACCATCGCGGGATATGATATCGTCTCCATCGAATCCAAGGACGGTATTGTTGATCCCGACGCACTGGCCGAAGTGTTGGACGACGAAGTGGCTGGCATGATGATGACGTGCCCCAACACCTTGGGACTCTTTGAAAAACATCTGCCAGAGATCGTCAAGATGCTCCGAAAAGTGGACGCGCTGCTGTATTACGATGGTGCGAACCTGAATGCCATCATGGGCAAAATGCGCGTGGGAGATGTCGGTTTTGACGTGGTTCACTGGAATCTCCACAAAACCATGGCCACCCCGCACGGTGGAGGCGGTCCCGGTTCTGGTCCGGTGGGCGTTTCCGAACGGCTGGTGCCCTACCTGCCCATTTCCCGGGTTGCAAAACAGGAAGACGGCCAATACTTCCTTGATTACAATCACCCGAAATCCATCGGCTACGTCGCCCCGTTCTATGGCAACTTCGGCGTGTACCTGAAGGCATACGCCTACATCCTGCGACTGGGAGGCACTGGTCTGACACGTGCTTCGGAAAACGCGGTGCTGGCTGCCAACTACATGCGCAAGCGCTTAAGCGACCACTTTGAAGTCCCTTACGATCGCATTTGTATGCACGAATTCGTTGCCAGCGCATCGGCTCAAGCCAAGAAAGGCGTACGCGCTCTGGACTTTGCCAAGGGATTGCTCGACAAGGGCCACCACGCCCCGACCATTTACTTCCCGCTCATCGTCCCCGAAGCGATCATGATCGAGCCGACCGAAACCGAAAACAAGGCAACACTCGACCAATTCATTGATGATCTCATCGAGTTGGCGGAGACAGTGGATACCAATCCCGAGGCCCTGACCTCGGCACCGGTCAATCTGCCTGTGACCCGTCTGGACGAAACCACAGCCGCCCGCGCCATGGAGCTGACTGATGATTTATGA
- a CDS encoding FAD-dependent oxidoreductase, protein MIYDLVVLGSGPGGFDCAVEAAGHGLSVALVEKDVLGGTCLNRGCIPTKLWLGATSAIDELHNQAKMKVASGEIHVDFAALQGRVGKHLTGTRKAMVMQLKKLGIEYIEGTGSLAGKGTLSIATPDGEHSLEYKKLVVATGSKPIFFPGLEPDNDCVLDSDMFLAMGTMPESLIVVGAGFIGLEMAQVAHRFGAQVTVVDAMDRVAPLEDPEVSKALRSTFKRWKWNILLEKRVSGVRTVDGKAVLTLDSGEQITADKALVAVGRGPVTQGIGLEEAGVTLKFNQIQVNDHLMAAPDIYAIGDANGIMQLAHAATHQAHYVAALIARKTDAAYTSGPVPSVLYGAPEAMRVGTMENEAFLKDNSTCQTSRAQLAANPMAQAHAATQGFVKVIWSGGKIVGITAVGHDVSRLVTAATIIVQQGWTAEDIHSIIFSHPSLDEALFMALKAERKDIQ, encoded by the coding sequence ATGATTTATGATCTCGTGGTCCTCGGCTCAGGCCCGGGAGGGTTTGACTGTGCCGTTGAAGCCGCCGGACACGGCCTGTCGGTCGCGCTGGTGGAAAAGGACGTTCTGGGCGGCACCTGCCTTAACCGAGGGTGCATCCCGACCAAGCTTTGGCTCGGAGCAACGTCTGCCATTGATGAACTGCATAACCAGGCCAAGATGAAAGTCGCATCCGGCGAAATCCATGTGGATTTCGCCGCGTTGCAGGGCCGGGTGGGCAAACACCTGACCGGCACCCGCAAAGCCATGGTCATGCAGCTCAAGAAACTTGGTATCGAATACATCGAAGGCACAGGCTCGCTTGCCGGAAAAGGCACACTTTCCATCGCCACTCCCGACGGCGAGCACTCCCTCGAATATAAAAAACTCGTTGTCGCCACCGGGTCCAAACCCATTTTCTTTCCAGGCCTGGAGCCGGACAACGACTGCGTGCTTGATTCCGACATGTTCCTTGCCATGGGAACCATGCCCGAATCACTCATCGTGGTCGGCGCGGGATTCATCGGACTGGAAATGGCGCAGGTCGCCCACCGGTTCGGCGCACAGGTCACGGTGGTGGATGCCATGGACCGTGTGGCCCCGTTGGAGGACCCCGAGGTGTCCAAGGCATTACGTTCCACCTTCAAACGGTGGAAATGGAATATCCTGCTGGAAAAACGCGTGTCCGGTGTCCGCACCGTGGACGGCAAGGCCGTCCTGACACTCGACTCAGGTGAACAGATAACTGCTGACAAGGCACTGGTCGCAGTGGGCCGTGGTCCGGTCACCCAAGGTATCGGCCTTGAAGAAGCGGGTGTCACCCTGAAATTCAACCAGATACAGGTGAACGACCATCTCATGGCCGCACCGGATATCTATGCCATCGGCGATGCCAACGGCATCATGCAGCTCGCCCATGCCGCAACCCATCAGGCCCACTATGTGGCCGCTCTCATTGCGAGAAAAACCGACGCAGCTTACACGTCCGGGCCAGTGCCAAGCGTCTTGTACGGTGCTCCCGAGGCCATGCGTGTCGGCACCATGGAAAACGAAGCGTTTCTCAAGGACAACAGCACCTGCCAGACATCGCGCGCGCAATTGGCCGCCAATCCCATGGCACAGGCCCATGCGGCCACGCAGGGATTCGTCAAAGTGATCTGGTCCGGTGGAAAAATTGTCGGCATTACCGCCGTGGGGCACGATGTGTCCAGACTGGTAACGGCGGCAACCATCATCGTTCAACAGGGCTGGACTGCCGAAGATATCCATTCGATCATCTTCTCCCACCCGTCACTGGACGAAGCCCTCTTCATGGCTCTCAAGGCTGAACGAAAGGATATTCAATGA
- a CDS encoding YhcH/YjgK/YiaL family protein, with translation MILDHLDNANTYIDLHPDFAAAFALLRRTDLTSLPEGRHDLNDGDSYAWIAKGPGRTPDEASIETHDQFIDIQYVVDGVDHMGWKARTALGPANEASDPDKDLAFYDDEPTVWTDVTPGMFAIYFPGDGHLPTISDGFLHKIILKIKI, from the coding sequence ATGATACTCGACCATTTGGATAACGCCAATACCTATATTGACTTGCACCCGGACTTTGCAGCGGCCTTTGCCCTGTTGCGGCGGACCGATCTGACCTCGCTACCGGAAGGCCGCCATGATCTCAATGACGGCGATTCCTATGCCTGGATCGCCAAAGGTCCCGGCCGCACACCAGATGAAGCCTCCATCGAAACCCATGACCAATTCATCGACATTCAATATGTTGTCGATGGCGTTGATCACATGGGGTGGAAGGCGCGCACGGCCCTCGGCCCTGCAAATGAGGCGTCCGACCCGGACAAGGATCTCGCCTTTTACGATGACGAGCCGACGGTCTGGACCGATGTCACTCCCGGCATGTTCGCCATCTACTTTCCGGGAGATGGACATCTCCCCACAATCTCAGATGGTTTCTTACACAAAATCATTCTCAAAATTAAAATCTAA
- a CDS encoding chloride channel protein, whose translation MAVERGEPLFQKLKRPNIRYLLLAVLIGVLAGYGAVLFKLVLKFMQWVFYQNTSDFMTFATSVPLWIKILMPAVGGLVVGLVVTNFAAEAKGHGVPEVMQAIALRGGRIRKRVAAAKIFASAVTIGSGGSVGREGPMVQIGASIGSSIGQVFKTPSVHMKTMVGCGAAAGIAATFNAPIAGVLFALEIIIGDFGVMQFSPVVLSSVTATAISRYYFGDFPHFDIPAYSIVSLWEYLLYPLLGIVSGLVGLSFTKILYWFEDGFDAIPIPDWIKPAIGGAVLGGILAVFPQVFGVGYGAMNLALVNQMEFQILFILIFVKILASSVTLGSGGSGGIFAPSLFLGCMTGGVFGFVVHFLFPTSTAMPGAYALVAMGGVVAGTTYAPITAILIIFEMTSDYSIILPLMLTCITATVMNSMIDRASIYTTKLLRRGIDIEAGRERHLLDHIVVKEVMTRDFVTIPAAAPLSQIIWTFKTENAPYLHVVDGEKRLVGIISFRDIRAVLNEEGLLNLIIAHDIATRDLVTVTMDDTVQEALDKITDRGVSQVPVLISGRDRQLAGTLTEHAINAAYNSAIVKEELAGRR comes from the coding sequence ATGGCCGTTGAACGGGGTGAACCGCTCTTTCAGAAATTGAAGCGACCGAACATCAGATATTTGCTTCTGGCCGTGCTCATCGGCGTGCTTGCCGGGTACGGTGCCGTTCTTTTCAAATTGGTCCTCAAATTCATGCAATGGGTGTTTTATCAGAATACCAGTGACTTCATGACCTTTGCCACTTCCGTGCCGCTATGGATCAAAATACTCATGCCAGCGGTCGGTGGTCTCGTCGTGGGATTGGTGGTCACCAATTTTGCGGCGGAAGCCAAGGGACATGGCGTCCCCGAGGTCATGCAGGCCATTGCCCTTCGTGGTGGACGGATTCGTAAAAGGGTGGCCGCAGCCAAGATTTTCGCCTCAGCCGTGACCATCGGATCTGGCGGGTCCGTGGGACGGGAAGGGCCAATGGTGCAGATCGGGGCGTCGATCGGGTCGTCCATCGGTCAGGTTTTCAAGACACCCAGTGTACATATGAAAACCATGGTCGGGTGCGGGGCGGCGGCCGGTATTGCCGCGACCTTCAATGCGCCCATTGCCGGCGTCCTGTTCGCTTTGGAAATCATCATCGGCGATTTCGGGGTGATGCAATTTTCTCCGGTGGTGTTGTCTTCGGTGACAGCCACGGCCATATCCCGCTATTATTTTGGAGATTTTCCGCATTTTGATATCCCGGCCTATTCCATTGTCAGCCTGTGGGAATATCTGTTGTATCCGTTGCTCGGCATTGTGTCCGGGCTGGTCGGGCTGTCCTTTACCAAGATTCTCTATTGGTTTGAGGATGGATTTGACGCCATCCCCATTCCCGATTGGATCAAGCCCGCCATCGGCGGTGCGGTGTTGGGCGGGATATTGGCCGTTTTTCCTCAGGTGTTTGGTGTTGGCTATGGGGCCATGAACTTGGCTCTGGTCAACCAGATGGAATTTCAAATTCTGTTTATCCTGATTTTCGTGAAAATTCTGGCTTCGTCCGTGACCCTCGGCTCTGGCGGCTCTGGCGGTATTTTTGCTCCATCACTGTTTCTGGGCTGCATGACTGGCGGAGTCTTCGGTTTTGTGGTGCATTTCCTGTTTCCGACCTCTACCGCCATGCCCGGTGCATATGCGCTGGTCGCCATGGGTGGAGTGGTTGCCGGAACAACCTATGCCCCCATTACCGCCATCCTGATTATTTTCGAGATGACCTCGGATTATTCCATCATCCTGCCGCTCATGCTGACGTGTATCACGGCCACGGTCATGAATTCCATGATTGACCGGGCGTCCATCTATACGACCAAATTGCTTCGGCGGGGGATCGATATCGAAGCCGGACGTGAACGGCATTTGCTCGATCATATTGTGGTGAAAGAGGTCATGACCCGTGATTTCGTGACCATTCCGGCTGCGGCACCCCTGTCGCAGATCATCTGGACGTTCAAGACGGAAAATGCACCATATCTCCATGTTGTTGATGGGGAAAAACGATTGGTTGGTATCATTTCTTTTCGTGATATTCGAGCGGTGCTGAATGAGGAAGGGCTGCTCAATCTGATTATTGCCCATGACATTGCGACGCGGGATCTGGTGACCGTGACCATGGACGACACCGTGCAGGAGGCCTTGGATAAGATTACAGATAGAGGGGTTTCTCAAGTGCCCGTGTTGATATCGGGGCGGGATAGACAGTTGGCTGGAACCCTGACTGAGCACGCGATCAATGCGGCGTACAATTCCGCGATCGTCAAGGAAGAGCTTGCCGGAAGACGGTGA